CAATACAAAATACGATTCTTAAGCTAAGGGAAGTGAAATGTTGATCATAAGGAACGAGAGAGCTAGAAAAGGGGAAGCAAAAGGACCAAGGCAGCCACTTTGCATGAAATCCACACAACTGCTGAAATGCCAGGTATCCTGTTAAGGGTTTAGGAACCCAACATGGGGTGATATGCAGAATGTTGGACTTCCAAGTGTTAAAAACTGGTTTCAGTGCAGAGGGTGGGTTTCACAGGATGAGAGATGTGCTCGGCTATGATGATCATTCATCCTCTTAGCTTTACCTTCTTATACGGATGTGTACTGTAAAGGCATGCAACACACTGCTTGAAGGGCAAGATATCAACAGTCACAAACAATTTCAACCTGGCCCAGTAAAATCTTTTCTCCCAGAATCAATCCATTTAACCACTTGGCTGAATTGGGGACTCATATGGCTTAATCTCTACAGGCAATCCAAGAGTTCATCTTTTTGATGTGATGGCTGGCATCCACATAGCCAAGTGTTAAAAGTTTAAGCAGCAGCATTTCAAATGGCAGAAAGGTACATAACTAACCCCCTTTAAACTTCATTTGCTTACAGGGAAAGGAGCCTTCCTAGACACTTTTCATGTGGTAAATATTCTACCGTAATGGAGCTTTTGCCAAATTCCATTGGAGAGATTGGAATAACTCTGAAAAATCCACTGCACTTAGACATAGATGTGACCTCTAAAAACATATACTGTAATGCTACCGGGATAAAGCAGAACGAAGAGAAGCTGTCAGCTTTTTCTGCTAGAGAGTAACATATGATTGCATTCTGCCACCTTGTGGCAGAAAACTAATAATGACAATGAAAAATTTGTGCATTTTAGAACCTCTGGCACACTATGTGGATGCATGCACTTTTAGGAAGCCATGGTTATTCTGACATCCATCACTTTTATGAGAAGGGAGAGGGGAGTCTGGAAGCACAAGGAAAAACAGGATTCTGCAGCAGACACTCTTACTGTAGACCACCTGACAAGTCAAGTGTGGTTTTACCTTTGGAACAAGTGGCACCAGAGAAGCTGGCTAACAAGCTGTACAAGGCTAAACAGGCAGCGACAGAGGTAGTGCCAATGGACTTGCTGATTGTTGCCTGCTCACGTCACCATTTGGAGCACATGTGCCATTTTCCTTTTaggcatcctttttgaactgtggtgcccagaactgaacacattattccaggtgatgcctgaccaaagcagaatagagtggcaccattacgtCCCtcggtctagacactatacttccacaTAGCCCATCTTGTCTCCGATTTTGACTGTGGGTCTTTAAATCTTAAGGCCACTGCAGCTTTTGCAAAGAAAGCAGCCTTTGAACAAATAGATCATCTCAGAATACCATTCATGTTATACGTCTAGCCTTACCATCTCTTGTCATAGTAAAGTTTGCCATCTTCTATCCTTGCCTCAAACCGCTGGGCCGGAGATTCCGCAGGTGTTGCTGGCAGGTGTTCTGGTGATGAAGGAGATGCTGGAATAGAAGAGTGAACTCTATACACAGTTTAAGACCTATACACCCACTTAAAATATGAGCAACACTAAAGGCAGGGACTGTAGTTTCCTCTCCAGCTAAAAACAGAGCACGCAGCTTTTTAAGCAGTGCACATCTGACAAGCTTTGGTCAAACTGGCACAGGCTTAGCTGATGCAGTGAGGCCTCTAGACGCTTTAGCCCTATATTTCCTACAAATTGGCCGAAGTTCTCCAGACTGTCAGACAGAAGTACATCCCAGCCTGGTCAAGTCAGATGACAGAGGCTGAAAACAGGGTCCTACAAATGCAAAGCATGTGTCCTAAGCTATTGCTGCTCCCTCACCTTGGCCTTCCACTTCTTTCAATATATACACAGAAGCTGGTTTGCACGTATTTGAAGCAATCTACTTTGAAACAGTAACCCAAAGGTTCTAGTCTAAACAGCTACATGTGTTTTTTTCAACAGTACTAGTCTCTGAATCTCTGCTGTTGAGGTATGCTTTCCTCTCAAAGTCTATATAGCCTTGGATAATGCAACCAATGATTCTAGAAACATAAGACTATTTGTCTTATCTAGGCTAAAATTTAATATGGTGGTTCTCGAATGATGGGCTGGGACTCCCGGGGGGTGTCATGAGAGTTGCTCAACAGGGATGCGAGCCTTGTAGGCTCggatttttctcctcctcccaaactttATGTGTAGAATTTaaacatgcattgagttaaatgttgaatttaataaaactaaataaagctgttctaatttgaacgttatttccttataaaatggtaaaatatgaatatacatgaatgtgtgaattaaaatacgcacactaaataaataaaatgtttttattcaaataGATCATTGAGGGGGAGcatgacatccacatgtagatgtaaaggggggttCCCAAGGGTTAGTGGTTTGAGAACCATTGATTTAATATgattggtttgttttaatattataatttattgtgTAAACTGTCTTCAATCTGAGTCCTGGGAGAAAGGGGGATACATATGTATAAATAATTCAACTAGCAGTGTCTTTTGGCCCCATGCagctaaaaataattaaatatggaTTAAAAACAAATAGAGATCAAACGTAAAAAGAATGCAAACAGACACTGACCTGGTCTTTTAGGTGATTTGAGCtacaaaggaagaagaggaaagctgTTTTACTGACTCGAAGGACCACCTACATAGTAAAAAATATCTGGCAAATGTGGCAAACTAGAAAACTCCACATTAAGCATCAATAACCACTGCTCAGATCATGCCATTCGAATGAAAAATACCAAGTATAACAAGTGAAGAAAGCACATATACACTCCAGACATTTctctcatcctgagattcctTCAGTTTGCCTGCAAATTGGAGAAGAGGAACCAGGCACTGAGATCTGGTAACCCAACTAAGAAGCCCTGGTCTAGACATTTGTCATGTGGGTACTCCCAAGAGGCCACAGCAACAGTGCTCCAGTTAACCTCCAGGCTAAGACATTGGGCAGAAGGGATCAACAGAGATGTAAATTTAATGTAGGCTGGCAACTTCATTTGAGACACAGAGCCTTCTGTTTTAAACAGGGTCTAAGGACACCTGGTAATTCTCAGaactaaaagaaaacttttcccAATCCAGCATCATCAAAGTCGGTTGACTAGTACCACCATGTGGTCAGAGACAAGAGCCCATCTGTCTCTTTTCCTACCTCTGTAAATCAGAGTTGGGCAACCTGCAGCTCCCATGGTCCCTCATTATTGGTTAAGCTGGCACaggttgatgggagctgcagtccaacatctgtaAGCCCCCACCCTAAAGCATTTGTGCTTAATATTCTTACCTTATTGAGTGTTCTCAAATCCTCCATTATCTGCTCATCTGTTAGTAAATAATTCAGCTGAGGTAAAACAAATTAAGGGcaaataatttgggggggggggtggcttacAACTCCCTGCTGAATCATGCAATATATCCTCCTTGTAGTTACTTCTGAATCTCTTCTCCACAAGACTTACTAAAACTTTAATGCTTTTATTTGCTGCTACTGCTTGTTTATATACTTTTTCCTATGTGTGATCTTAGTACATTTTAATAGCTTAATGTTGTTTTATGCAATCTTATTATGATTGTTTTACTGAGTACTGAGAAGAATCTTGGGAGGATAATCTATCCCGAAAGGTGGTTTTGAAAGCCACTAAATAAACCAGCAAAAGACAGTTCACTTGTCAGGGGAGGCCAACTGCTAAGTAGAGAAATGTTGTATCTGGCTGCTAATGCAATAAAAAAGATTCAGAACTGAAGCCCTTCAAAGCCCAGCTGCCTTGAAATGAGCAGGACCAGTACTAGGAAAAGATCACACACAAAGTCCTCTGCACCCATACTATAGAGGTAAATTCTGAAGTGTTTTAAAGCTTGCTTAACAGAAGCATCTGCTTTTGCCTGTCCCACTGAGGTTTGACAAGGCTACTTCTCAGGGTTGGCTCTTCTAGGAGGCAGTGGTGGACAGTGGTCCTGAAGTCAGTTGCACATAGAATCCACTTTGGCCTTTAGTCCAGGAGCTAActaaggtgctgaaccctatcaCAAAAATAGGTTAATAGGTTTTATCTAGCTCAGTACTATGATCACCAGCACCTCTCTCAAGCCTTTTCTATCACCTGCTACCTGATTCTTGTAACTGGCAGTACTCTGTATCCAACCCAAGACCTCCTACACCTAAATCATATGCTAAGCCATAGAGCTAGTGTACCAAGACAGAGGCGGTGGCTACTGGTTGGCCCTGCTGCTCTATGCTGTACTTCAGCCAACATTCCACTGAAGCCACATATTGCAGGGGAAGATCTTCGGATAACCGTaaactgtatttcagagaaactTGTTCATCACTATCAATCTCTTCATGCAGCAACCCTTAGAGGACCCCTAGAATTCTAGCAGAATGACTTGCTGTTCAAAGGATATCAGGGGCAGGCTTCCTCCTTTTATCAGGGATGGGAACAGGATCATTTGGCCGCCTCCTCAGTTTCCTTGTCATAATAGGCTTTACTTCCATGGAATCTGAATGAAGACAGAGACAGATTAGAAAGACCTACAAAAAGTGGCAGAAGAGAAAGGATCAGACTACCAGCCCATCTAGTCAGTGCTGTCATCTCTGATTGGCAGTAGCTCTTCAGGGTCTCAAGCCAAGAGTCTCTTTACCACCTCctgatccttttaactggagatgccagggattgcaCCTGAGACCTTCTACATGCAAAGCTTGTGTTCTACCACTGATGTGGTCCTTTCCCTGTAAGAAAATATAGGGCTGTCTTTTACTTACCTCCTGTTAGCTCCATGGTTAGTTTCTCACTTTCTatcatctttttcttctcttccaattCAGCAATTAAGTTTTCCTTCAGCTCAATTTTTTTATCTTCAAACTCTTTCACGGCTGCCTTCTTTTCCTTGATATAGTTCCGTTCTACCTGCTCTGTCTGATATAAGCCCAAAAGAAAACATGGAGTTATCTGCCAAGTAAAAAGCCAATGGCAAACATCCCCAGCACActtcttgccaagcaaaccctacAACAGGGTTACCATAAtgcagagtcaatttgaaggcacataacaaataaATACTTCAAGATGGTGAAACTTGCTTGACTAATCCAACTTGTCACATGTCATACCAACCAGAACACGTGAACCATCTAATTGGGCAACAAACAAACCTACTCTCATGACGAGTTGCCCACGTGCAAAGTGAAACCAATCACATATGGGAAAAGGCAGGTTGACAGTGGCGGGAAGAAAACCAAATACAGTCTTTACAGCAAATATCTATGAGCAATCATTGTAACAGAAAAAAACTTATTCAAAACTTCTGTAACAGATGGCTGGCTCCAACCCAATGCACAGACTTTGCCAGTAAGACCCAAGAATAAATTACATACTGTacatatcaaaaaagaaaaaagaaaaaaaaaaccaaaggaaaggaaagaaaaaaagacacacactTACTTCCAACTGGAGAAAAAGCTCTGAAAGAAAAGAGACCAAGTTACAGTTATTCACAAGAATATGCAAACATATTTACCCCCAATAAAACCTCAGAGTGACTAGCCTAGAAGGAACACATTGAAGACTGCAGGCCTATAAGGCATGGCATTGGCTGAAGCATCCTATGGAGCTCTTCAAGCCAGTGCTTCAGGTCAGAATCCAGCCTCTCTCATCCTCCCCTTGACTCTTGTGAGCAAGGCAAGCTCCAGCAGTTACCCCTGGCTGCTGACCGGATATAAGAAAGCTTTCTGTCCCATAATTCTGGAGCCTCCACAGGCTGGAACTTAGTAGGCATATACAGCACTACAATATAGAAGCCAGCATCAGTACAGAAGAGCAAAAGTGATTGTCATTCCTCACTCTTTGGAGAAGATGACTACTACCTCCCGCACTTTTTAGGAAAAGCTCTATATATGCTATAGAAAACAAGCCCCACTGAAATCAACTGCAGTCATTTCCACAGTACATCGTATAAAAATTGCACTGTTAAGATGCACTAAATCTCTGTAGTTTTTACACACAGCAGACTATCCCAACTATCTCTTTTAGGACAGGAGTGACACTTGTGAGGCCCTCCATATGCTGATTAACAGCAACTCCCAGTATCCTCACCACTAGCTTGGGCTGTTGGTAGTTCAACAACTGGAGAACTGCTTAATCCCCATCCCTAATTAGAACAAGACCATCACACAGGTAAACACAACAACTTAGGGCTGAACAGTTCTCACCCATGTTCGACATCCTTGTCTAGAACTAGATTTTAAAAACTCTCCACCAAGCCATCAGAAATCCAGCTCACTAACCTGCATTGCGTATCCTCTCCTTGTATTGCTGATCCagttttttcattcttttctgatATTCTTGTAAcgtaccttttaaaaacaaatgacaaAACGAAGAACAACTATTACTGCATTGGAAAGGACTTTATATTATTTCCTTACTTGTCGGCAATGTCTGCACAAGTATGTTACTGACACTAGAGCCTAACTAGTGACCTGGAACTGCTCCAGGGAAAACTGAGATTGCTTGTACCTCCGCTGAGGATCCAGTTCTAACACAACCTGCACATTTATATGGAGTTCAGGCACATATTGCAAACAGCTCCCTATCCCCCAAGTGACATTATAGAAATAGCAACAGCACACACAAAGACCACTAGGTAAactaagccaaataaataaatacgacTGGGCTACCTCTGGACTTGCAAGGAGGAAAACAGGCATGAACTTGGTCTCCCTGACAGTAGCATTTGCTTCCCCTATTCTACTCTCTGTTCTCCTGTTCCAGAAAAAAGATGTGCTAGCAAGAGGGGACAGATGAAACATGGAAACGATCACTTTCCCTTCCAACCAGTACTGGGAATAAACTAGATACAAAtggattaataaataaataacaacaataccTTCTTGTAGTTGCTGTAGCTGCCTCTTTAGAGATGCCAATTTATCCTGATACATCCTACAAAAGGAACAGGTATTAAAATAAGAGACTCAGAGAACCTAATATTCATTTTACCATCAGTTTCAGATAATACTTTCCATTAcagtgggcccaaacagacagaccaaaataatgctggcttgggtcactttggagctatgctgtttaaatgatgcatgcatcctaagagactggaagccgtgccaaagccatgatccagtactaaggactggagtgcagctttggcggaGCTTCTGGCTTTTTAGATGTgtgtgtcacttaaacagcatacctccaaagtgacccgaagcaactttattttggcctgtctgttcaggccctaagttttCATTAagttattctttaaaaacttaccgcaagaggggaaaaaatgagttAAACATGAATGAGCCAGAGATTTAACCAAGGGGACACAGAGAAAGGAGGGGAGTTTTACAACATACATAAGGAACAAACACGAGAAGACAACAGACTGAATATACACAGCAAAAAAGGCCAGTGTATGCATGTGTGGAATGGAGAGAGAATTTATGGACGCCAAGGCTTCCAGCCTCCAAGGCTAGTGATGCTAACAACTGATATGGACAGTAACAGAAGAAAGCAACTTACAAATGTCTGAGATAGAGAgttatatatcatcatcatctagggGATACTGAAAGCCATGAGACTTGATATTATCCCAGATACTTCAGAAAGACAGAAAAGCAGGGAATCAGGAACAGACCTCAACAGTGACGTGGTGGAGGGGAATGGAAGCTCCCTCCGGTTGAAATAAAGGCAGAGGtgggaaaagttattttcatttattcatttattattggACTGTTTGCTGAGGAATTCCAGGACGTTCAGtccaaaaaaaattaacaatgcaAAGGCAAGGAAGAAACCAAGAGCCACTTCACACTgaacaattatagcagtttgataccacttggaCTGCCATGGCTGTAGCCTATGGAACTATAGCATGATGAGCCACCTGAGCtctctaaatgcctctccctaaactgcaaatcgcAAAATGATTTAGGATGGAACTACGGTActtaaattggaatcatagtgctttaataATGTGTGGTGAAGGGCCCCCTTGTTGGGAGCAGTAAAGTGGAAGATGTTATCAAAGGGGGTGCCACAAGTCAAAGAGAACAGATCATCAATAAAGTCATTCAGGGAGAGCATCTTTTGGTGGAGAAGACAGATGACAGAGTatccaaaaaaggaagaaacataAATGTATAAGCAGTAGAAAACAACACTGACTTTTCAGGAGCCCACAGACAACAGCAAAGAAGCCTGAACACACAAAACAAAGGAAGGATTCTCCTCAGAGCTTGTCAAAGGTACATTTTAACTACAATCCCGCAGCTGCTGGCCACAGTCACTGAGGGCTTCTGGGAGAAGTACTCTTGAAGTATAATTTCCCCAAGCTTTTTCTGTCCACAGACTACCAGCTCTATGACGATTGAAGCTTGAAACCAATTTGAGTTGTTTAAAAAACCAAGTGTTTCCTTGCTGGTTCACATCAACATCTATTTCAATTTTGGTCACTCCGGCTGCAGCATTTCCCACCTGGAAAAGGCATTAAGTTATATGTACCAAAGGAGGCCAGGGAAGAATACTCACTGTTCCTTCATTTCTACATAATCCTCCTCGTCGTGCTTTGCCAGATCAGTCTCACTTGCATCTTCCGTATCTGAACAACATGAACATGAGCACAGCGTCAGCGTAAGAGCAACCAGGAGACCTGTCTCCAGGCCTTCCCCAACCATGTGACCCAAACCAACCAGACCATCAATAAAACTGGATCATTCTTTCTCATATATAAAAATTCAATCTATAAAAGAGGAAGCTCACCCTTTAGAATGCACAGGGCAGAATCTATCTCAAGTGTAGGATCAGCGACAATACATTATTGGTAAAGAAACACCCGTTAGGGGAAGTCACAGAATGAGAAAGAATGTGCGTTTGTAAGAATGGATAGAACACAAGTGAATGCAATggaatatacacttgtccctccacattctctcaggttaggggcacaagacccccatgaatatggggaaaccgcaaataacaaaaacaccatgttttttgcctgagaggacacctctctgggaatctctaggtcctccagggcaactctgtggtcaatctttgacagacactgaccatagaactgcatcggaggagctacaaaggcctagcagagtgtcctctctaggaatctctgggcctttcagtgccacttttagttagtgttgaccatagagttgcactggaggacctagagattcctagagagaacatattaatcaaatccgtgaataatcaaatctgcaaatatcaaaatggcaaatatggagggatgagtgtatgtatgtacgtatatatatatatatatatatatatatatataacctgcCGGTGGTTGAACCCTTGGATGCAGAACCAGTCAAGACAGAGGCACAAAggcctctctaggtcctccagggcaactctgtggtccacatctggaggagctacagaggcCTAGCGGAGTGTTCGCTTTGGCTCATTCAGTGCGACTTTGGCTCAAAGCCGATCATAGAGTtcggctggaggacctagagattcctagagaggacatactcATCAAAGGCGCAGATATAGAAGGCAGAGGGTCATGCTAAGAATGCTAATGCTAAGAGCACTACTCGCCCTCGTCGGAGTCCCGCGCTCGCCCGCTGCGCTCGCCATCTTCCTCGTCGGCGGGGCTGTCCAAGTCTTCTTCCTCGTAGCTCTCGGCGGCGGCTGCAATGGCGGCAGCGGGGCCCGTCCCGGGGGGCAGCGCGGTGGTGGCGGCGGCTGCAGCGGCGGGAGGCGGCGGTCCCGGCGACGGGAGCGCGGGAGAAACCAATGCGGCGACGCTCATGACCAGAAGCGGCGAGGCGACAGCCTAAAAAACCGGAGAATGCGGAGAgagcctcctctctcctccccttcttcttcctcctccgccgcctcagCGACTACGAGCCGCTCTTTTTCTCCTCAGACAGTCGCCTCAGCCTCTCGCCTCCTTCGCGCAAGCGCACTGGCGCGCTTCCTGATCTCAACGCGCCTGCGCAGCACGGGAGGGCTTTTCgccccccctttcccaaatgcgctgcttttttttctttacgTTTGAACCGCCGCGCGACCCGTAGAAGGGGAACAATAATAGTTGATATCGGCGCCAACAAACGTAAACTCAGTGAAGCTGTAGACTCACTCACTCGTCAGCGGCGTGTTTCCGGGTTCGGTTTGGTAGCTTTTTCTTTCGGGGTGAAAAATGGTACCAGAGTTGCCAAGCTCAAAACGGCAGCTGCAGCTTTAATGACTGTGTGGGAATTGTCACCTGCtgcctttaaagcagtggttctcaacctgtgggcctccagatgttctggacttcaattcccagaagccccagtcgtACTGCTCATGgttcaggaatgctgggagttgaagtctccaCGAAGCAAGAGGCCCAAAGTTTgtgaaccactgctttaaagggAGAGGAGCCCGTTCAAGTTTGTATTCTGGCAACCCTGGCccccagagctgcagtccaacagtcaGACCGCTCTAGAAAgctcaaactacaattcccaggatgccacagccTGGAACCGGGGTAGTTCAAGCGGGGTCAAACCGGAGTCTCCTTCCAATGAGACATTTATCGTATGCTTATTGTATTGGAgggatgttttcttttattatttattacagcaaatagccagcatagtaaaaaataaatcaatagaaaataacaacaacaacaacaataatttttttagTACGTATTAGAAATAATAATGCGGCCGCAGCCAACGTCACCGCGCAATCAGCCCCTAACTAACCTCTAGTCTGTTTCTGCCCCTCCAGGGAGGCGGGGCCCAATTCTCCCGCCCTCCTATTGGAATGTGGAACTGCCAGCCCCGCCACCTGATTGGCCCGCCGACCAAGCCTAGCCCCGCCCCTTTTCGGAGGCGGGGCCCAATTCTCCCGCCCTCCTATTGGAATGTGGAAGCCAGTTCCGGCATCTGATTGGTCCGCCGACCAAGCCTCGCCCCGCCCTTTTCATGcccttttttgggaggggggagaaccGAGGCGGAGGCCGAAGAGTCGAGCGCCGAGAAAGTCGGACGCGGCCAAAAGCAAGCGGGGCAGCGAGGCTCCCACCTCGAGGCCGGCGAGTCGAGCGCCGAGCGAGTCGAGCGCGGTCGGCCGCGCCTGGGAAGAAGCAGGAACCGCACCTCAGGgtgagaagaagcagaagaagacggagcagcagcagcagcgacggCGGCCGAGGTGGGTCTTAGTGCGCGTCGAACGCTTTCCCGCTTGGCTTCAGCAGCTCCCgtctcttcttcccttccaagGGGTCGAGGCGGCGGGAGCTTGTTTGGGGCCCGGAGAGCGCCGAAGAACTTTTCCCAGTCCGGAGCCGGGAGAGGAAAGCGGGCAGTTTGGGGGGGTTGAATGACGACGCCGACCTTTCTGTGAGGAAACTGGACCGATTTCCCCCTCAGGTGGCTCggctgcagggagggagggagggagaaggaagcggAGCAGTGTGAcgcctgggttgttgttgttgttgtttattttaatgaaaggggggggggtccttccaAAGACTGTggaggaatgaggaggaggaggcgggaaaGAGCCCTGAGGCGAAGGGAAGTCAAGCCTGAGGGAAAGATAACGAAGggttgtgttttttgggggggtcgaAACTGAGAGCTATTgacgccccccccccaaagtgtgaGAGGAACCCGAAAGAGGAGGGATAGGGAAGCTAAGCCAAAACCAAACtcacccccccccaaagcaaTGCCAGGAAAGGGAAGCAAACCCTCCTTTTTGCCCCATCTTGTGCCAGGTCAAAAGTGGGGggttgcttttgggggggggaggaaagagtttatttctgaacGTTGTTGTCGTCGTTGTGTGCCTTGCAAGCCGTTTCCGACATaatgatgacccccccccccaaatctaacCTTTcgaggggttttcttggtgagtttcctCCAAGGGGGGGTTTACTGTGgccactctctgaggctgagagagtgtgacctggccgAGGTATATGTGGCGGTTGGGATGGGGAGGGGGCCACGAAAGGTCTTCCCGTCCAATATGGGCAATGCCAGATGAAGGAAGGAGGGTGCCAAGAGTGAGGGGAGTTTGTGCTAACTGTCAGTTACAAGCGACTCAAGATGCCAAAGCCAGGGGACACAAGGCGCAATGTGCAAGAATAGGTTCCCTCAAAGGGAAGTGAAGTGCCTGGGCTCCTGGGAAAGTGACACCAGGGAAAGGACCAGAAGTGCCCATTACCTCTCACCTCAGGCCAAAGGGCTTTCCCCTCTAAGTCTGAGAGCTGCCATGCTAAGGATTGAGGTCCAGAAAACACTGCAGGGGGGAAAaccccactttgagaccgctttcactgccctggctcaaggctagggagtCCTGGGCATTGTGGCATATTGGGGCctcaagagctctctgacagagtggTCGAAaggtctcacaaaatgacaggactccctagcactgagccagggcagttcacgcggtctcaaactggatgcttTCTGCAAGGTATTGTGGGCCTAGGGGCGAGGAGCCTAGGGAGTTGGATGAGGAAAGCAGCCGCTGTTTTGGAGACACAGTGGCCccatacggacaggccaaaataaagctgcttcgggtcactttggaggtatgccgttgaAGCGGTGCATGCGTATTAAGAGTCTAGAAGCAGCGATCCAGTCctaactcttaggacgcatgcatcatttaaacagcatacctccaaagtgatccaaagcagtgttattttggcctgtctgtatggggccagtgtAAAGGAGGTAAAGGAAGTCAGGACTTTCCTGGTTGGGGTTGGCTTTGGTGGGGAGGTGTTGGGGGGAGCTATGGGGCAAGGGAAACCATGTGGGAGAAAAGCAGCCCTAGCGAGGGACGACTAAGATGTTaacctccctcctg
This genomic interval from Sceloporus undulatus isolate JIND9_A2432 ecotype Alabama chromosome 10, SceUnd_v1.1, whole genome shotgun sequence contains the following:
- the SUDS3 gene encoding sin3 histone deacetylase corepressor complex component SDS3 isoform X2, whose translation is MSVAALVSPALPSPGPPPPAAAAAATTALPPGTGPAAAIAAAAESYEEEDLDSPADEEDGERSGRARDSDEDTEDASETDLAKHDEEDYVEMKEQMYQDKLASLKRQLQQLQEGTLQEYQKRMKKLDQQYKERIRNAELFLQLETEQVERNYIKEKKAAVKEFEDKKIELKENLIAELEEKKKMIESEKLTMELTGDSMEVKPIMTRKLRRRPNDPVPIPDKRRKPAPAQLNYLLTDEQIMEDLRTLNKLKSPKRPEHLPATPAESPAQRFEARIEDGKLYYDKRWYHKSQAIYLESKDNTKISCVISSVGANEIWVRKTSDSTKMRIYLGQLQRGAFVIRRRSAA
- the SUDS3 gene encoding sin3 histone deacetylase corepressor complex component SDS3 isoform X1; the encoded protein is MSVAALVSPALPSPGPPPPAAAAAATTALPPGTGPAAAIAAAAESYEEEDLDSPADEEDGERSGRARDSDEDTEDASETDLAKHDEEDYVEMKEQMYQDKLASLKRQLQQLQEGTLQEYQKRMKKLDQQYKERIRNAELFLQLETEQVERNYIKEKKAAVKEFEDKKIELKENLIAELEEKKKMIESEKLTMELTGDSMEVKPIMTRKLRRRPNDPVPIPDKRRKPAPAQLNYLLTDEQIMEDLRTLNKLKSPKRPASPSSPEHLPATPAESPAQRFEARIEDGKLYYDKRWYHKSQAIYLESKDNTKISCVISSVGANEIWVRKTSDSTKMRIYLGQLQRGAFVIRRRSAA